One Streptomyces lincolnensis genomic region harbors:
- the ppdK gene encoding pyruvate, phosphate dikinase, which produces MSENKDPHVADQAARVEGVKFVYDFTEGNKDLKDLLGGKGANLAEMTNLGLPVPPGFTITTEACKVYLDSGAEPAALRDEVSAHLDALEQRMGKKLGQADNPLLVSVRSGAKFSMPGMMDTVLNIGLSDKSVKGLAEQAGDERFAWDSYRRLIQMFGRTVLGVDGDLFEDALEAAKTSKKVTVDTELEAADLKKLVTKFKKIVKTEAGRDFPQDPREQMDLAIHAVFDSWNTDRAKLYRRQERIPGDLGTAVNVCSMVFGNLGPDSGTGVAFTRDPASGHQGVYGDYLQNAQGEDVVAGIRNTVPLAELESIDKKSYDQLMQIMETLENHYKDLCDIEFTIERGQLWMLQTRVGKRTAGAAFRIATQLVDQGLIDEAEALQRVNGAQLAQLMFPRFDEEAKVAQVGRGIAASPGAAVGKAVFDSYTAVKWSRSGEKVILVRRETNPDDLDGMIAAEGILTSRGGKTSHAAVVARGMGKTCVCGAEELEVDTKRRRMTVPGGHVVEEGDLISIDGSSGKVYLGEVPVVPSPVVEYFEGRMHAGAQDADELVEAVHRIMAFADRKRRLRVRANADNAEDAMRARRFGAQGIGLCRTEHMFLGDRRELVERLILADTEAEREESLKGLLPLQKQDFVELFSAMDGLPVTIRLLDPPLHEFLPDITELSVRVALAESRQEPHENELRLLQAVHRLHEQNPMLGLRGVRLGLVIPGLFTMQVRAIAEAAAERKAAKGDPRAEIMIPLVGTVQELEIVREEADQVVAEVEAATGTSLKLSIGTMIELPRAALTAGQIAEAAEFFSFGTNDLTQTVWGFSRDDVEASFFTAYLEKGIFGVSPFETIDKDGVGSLVKLAAEAGRATRPDLKLGVCGEHGGDPESVHFFHEVGLDYVSCSPFRIPVARLEAGRAASESAGSDHR; this is translated from the coding sequence GTGTCGGAAAACAAAGATCCCCACGTAGCTGATCAGGCCGCGCGCGTTGAGGGTGTGAAGTTCGTTTACGACTTCACCGAGGGCAACAAGGACCTCAAGGACCTCCTCGGCGGCAAGGGTGCGAACCTCGCGGAGATGACCAATCTGGGTCTTCCGGTCCCCCCGGGGTTCACGATCACCACCGAGGCCTGCAAGGTCTACCTCGACAGCGGTGCGGAGCCGGCGGCACTGCGTGACGAGGTGAGTGCGCACCTCGACGCGCTGGAGCAGCGCATGGGCAAGAAGCTCGGCCAGGCCGACAACCCGCTCCTGGTCTCCGTACGCTCCGGCGCCAAGTTCTCCATGCCGGGAATGATGGACACGGTCCTCAACATCGGCCTCTCCGACAAGTCGGTGAAGGGCCTGGCGGAGCAGGCGGGCGACGAGCGCTTCGCGTGGGACTCCTACCGCCGCCTCATCCAGATGTTCGGCAGGACGGTCCTCGGCGTCGACGGCGACCTCTTCGAGGACGCGCTGGAGGCGGCGAAGACGTCCAAGAAGGTCACGGTCGACACCGAGCTGGAGGCCGCCGACCTCAAGAAGCTCGTCACCAAGTTCAAGAAGATCGTCAAGACCGAGGCCGGCCGGGACTTCCCGCAGGACCCGCGCGAGCAGATGGACCTCGCCATCCACGCGGTCTTCGACTCCTGGAACACCGACCGCGCCAAGCTCTACCGCCGCCAGGAGCGCATCCCCGGCGACCTGGGCACGGCCGTCAACGTCTGCTCGATGGTCTTCGGCAACCTCGGCCCGGACTCGGGCACGGGCGTCGCCTTCACCCGCGACCCCGCCAGCGGCCACCAGGGCGTCTACGGCGACTACCTCCAGAACGCCCAGGGCGAGGACGTGGTGGCCGGTATCCGCAACACGGTCCCGCTCGCCGAGCTGGAGTCGATCGACAAGAAGTCGTACGACCAGCTGATGCAGATCATGGAGACCCTGGAGAACCACTACAAGGATCTCTGCGACATCGAGTTCACCATCGAGCGCGGGCAGCTGTGGATGCTCCAGACCCGCGTCGGCAAGCGGACGGCGGGCGCGGCCTTCCGGATCGCGACCCAGCTGGTGGACCAGGGGCTCATCGACGAGGCGGAGGCGCTCCAGCGCGTCAACGGCGCCCAGCTCGCGCAGCTGATGTTCCCCCGCTTCGACGAGGAGGCCAAGGTCGCGCAGGTCGGCCGGGGTATCGCGGCCTCGCCGGGCGCGGCGGTCGGCAAGGCGGTCTTCGACTCGTACACGGCCGTCAAGTGGTCGCGCTCGGGCGAGAAGGTCATCCTGGTCCGCCGGGAGACCAACCCCGACGACCTGGACGGCATGATCGCGGCCGAGGGCATCCTCACCTCCCGCGGCGGCAAGACCTCCCACGCGGCCGTGGTCGCGCGCGGCATGGGCAAGACCTGTGTCTGCGGTGCGGAGGAGCTGGAGGTCGACACCAAGCGGCGCCGGATGACGGTGCCGGGCGGCCATGTCGTGGAGGAGGGCGACCTGATCTCGATCGACGGGTCGAGCGGCAAGGTGTACCTGGGCGAGGTCCCGGTCGTGCCGTCCCCCGTCGTGGAGTACTTCGAGGGCCGGATGCACGCCGGCGCGCAGGACGCCGACGAGCTGGTCGAGGCCGTCCACCGGATCATGGCGTTCGCGGACCGCAAGCGGCGGCTGCGCGTGCGCGCCAACGCGGACAACGCCGAGGACGCGATGCGCGCGCGGCGCTTCGGTGCCCAGGGCATCGGGCTGTGCCGTACGGAGCACATGTTCCTCGGTGACCGGCGTGAGCTGGTCGAGCGGCTGATCCTGGCGGACACGGAGGCCGAGCGCGAGGAGTCCCTGAAGGGGCTGCTCCCACTCCAGAAGCAGGACTTCGTGGAGCTGTTCTCCGCGATGGACGGACTCCCGGTCACGATCCGGCTGTTGGACCCCCCGCTGCACGAGTTCCTGCCGGACATCACGGAGTTGTCCGTACGAGTGGCGCTGGCCGAATCCCGCCAGGAACCCCACGAGAACGAACTGCGCCTGCTCCAGGCCGTCCACCGTCTGCACGAGCAGAACCCGATGCTGGGGCTGCGCGGTGTGCGCCTGGGCCTGGTGATCCCCGGACTGTTCACGATGCAGGTACGGGCGATCGCCGAGGCCGCGGCCGAACGCAAGGCGGCGAAGGGCGACCCGCGCGCGGAGATCATGATCCCGCTCGTCGGCACGGTCCAGGAACTGGAGATCGTCCGCGAGGAGGCCGACCAGGTCGTCGCCGAGGTCGAGGCCGCGACCGGTACCTCGCTCAAGCTGTCGATCGGAACGATGATCGAGCTGCCGCGGGCCGCGCTGACGGCCGGTCAGATCGCGGAGGCGGCGGAGTTCTTCAGCTTCGGCACGAACGACCTGACCCAGACGGTGTGGGGCTTCAGCCGGGACGACGTCGAGGCCTCGTTCTTCACGGCGTACCTGGAGAAGGGCATCTTCGGCGTCTCCCCCTTCGAGACCATCGACAAGGACGGCGTCGGCTCCCTGGTGAAACTGGCCGCGGAGGCGGGCCGCGCGACCCGCCCCGACCTGAAGCTCGGCGTCTGCGGCGAGCACGGCGGCGACCCCGAGTCCGTCCACTTCTTCCACGAGGTCGGCCTGGACTACGTCTCCTGCTCACCCTTCCGCATCCCCGTCGCCCGCCTGGAAGCAGGCCGCGCGGCCTCCGAGTCGGCGGGCAGCGACCACCGGTAG
- a CDS encoding ROK family protein: MAGRGQGSAGDLLELVRSGRAVTRGALQQVTGLSRATVGQRLDRLFRAGWLREGAGGPVDSPLGGRPSITLEFHDAHAVVLAADLDTRHARAAVLSLTGEILAEHSGTPLIEDGPDVVLGELGHWFAELLEKTGRRADEVCGIGLAVPGPVDIDTGRVVQPPIMPGWDGYDIRGRLARAFTEHTGAAPVPVLVDNDANLMAYGEQRTSYPGCSAFVLVKVSTGIGAGVVVHGSIYRGIDGGAGDIGHIRVGADALCRCGSRGCLAAVASGGAVARRLAETGVPAASGSDVRDLLAAGDPEAAALAREAGRQVGDVLATVVTLLNPGVLMIAGDLAGTPFLTGVRELLYQRALPRSTAHLDVVTSRLGERAGLVGAGALVVEHLYAPERVEERLAALGV, from the coding sequence ATGGCAGGGCGAGGTCAGGGGAGCGCCGGAGATCTGCTCGAACTGGTGCGAAGCGGACGCGCGGTCACGCGCGGAGCGCTCCAGCAGGTGACCGGACTGTCCCGGGCCACCGTCGGCCAGCGCCTGGACCGCCTCTTCCGCGCGGGCTGGCTGCGCGAGGGTGCCGGAGGCCCGGTGGACTCCCCGCTGGGCGGCCGGCCCTCGATCACCCTCGAATTCCATGACGCCCACGCCGTCGTCCTCGCCGCCGACCTGGACACCCGGCACGCCCGCGCGGCCGTCCTGTCGCTGACCGGCGAGATCCTGGCCGAGCACAGCGGCACGCCGCTCATCGAGGACGGCCCGGACGTCGTACTCGGCGAGCTGGGCCACTGGTTCGCCGAACTGCTGGAGAAGACCGGCCGCCGCGCCGACGAGGTCTGCGGCATCGGGCTCGCCGTGCCGGGCCCCGTCGACATCGACACCGGCCGCGTCGTCCAGCCGCCGATCATGCCGGGCTGGGACGGCTACGACATAAGAGGCCGCCTCGCCAGAGCCTTCACCGAACACACGGGCGCCGCGCCGGTCCCCGTCCTCGTCGACAACGACGCCAACCTCATGGCGTACGGCGAACAGCGCACCTCCTACCCCGGCTGCTCCGCGTTCGTCCTGGTCAAGGTCTCCACCGGCATCGGCGCCGGAGTGGTGGTGCACGGCTCGATCTACCGGGGCATCGACGGCGGCGCCGGGGACATCGGCCACATCCGGGTCGGGGCGGACGCGCTGTGCCGGTGCGGTTCCCGCGGCTGTCTGGCCGCCGTCGCGAGCGGCGGTGCCGTGGCGCGGCGGCTGGCGGAGACCGGGGTGCCGGCGGCGTCGGGCTCGGATGTGCGCGATCTGCTGGCGGCGGGCGATCCCGAGGCCGCCGCGCTGGCCCGCGAGGCCGGGCGCCAGGTGGGGGACGTGCTGGCGACCGTGGTGACCCTGCTGAACCCCGGGGTGCTGATGATCGCCGGAGATCTGGCCGGAACCCCCTTCCTCACGGGTGTCCGGGAGCTGCTCTACCAGCGGGCGCTGCCCCGTTCCACCGCTCACCTGGACGTCGTCACCTCGCGGCTCGGGGAGCGGGCGGGGCTGGTGGGGGCGGGGGCGCTGGTCGTGGAGCACCTGTACGCGCCCGAGCGGGTGGAGGAGCGGTTGGCTGCGCTGGGGGTGTGA
- a CDS encoding MGH1-like glycoside hydrolase domain-containing protein: protein MDRTVQLTAPAVPRTVVYEPDIATHPLHVRAARVLEDNWRGSSTVPSRGLYPHQWSWDSAFIAIGLRHLSPLRAQTELETLLDAQWGDGRIPHIVFNPSVPLDAYFPSPDFWRSSTAGRAAGAPRTVQTSGIVQPPVHALAAWLVHRADPGLSRSRSFLARVYPRLAAWHRYLLHRRDLGGGGLASVVHPWEQGMDNSPSWDLPLSRVTPAPARSFRRADLAHGAPEDRPTDLDYGRYVRLATDYRDAEYADGHGEFAVEDPSFNALLIASEHALARIARELGAPGTARHARAERLTTALVERLWDPAEGMFFCRDVRDGGLIRERGVSGLIPLLLPGLPRETAAALVRTASGPHFGLGSTTRLVPSYDLLGEAFDPHRYWRGPAWFNTSWLVERGLRTHGQHERADALREAALDIAGSSGFAEYVDPYTGEACGATGFSWTAALTLDLLHAESTHDESMHNEPMHDESMHDTGHVTQARGGKRG from the coding sequence GTGGACCGCACTGTCCAGCTGACCGCACCCGCCGTCCCACGGACCGTCGTATACGAACCGGACATCGCGACACATCCGCTGCACGTCAGGGCCGCCCGGGTGCTGGAGGACAACTGGAGGGGCTCCTCCACGGTCCCCTCGCGCGGCCTGTACCCGCACCAGTGGTCCTGGGACTCGGCGTTCATCGCGATCGGTCTCAGACACCTCTCGCCGTTACGGGCCCAGACGGAGCTGGAGACCCTGCTGGACGCCCAGTGGGGCGACGGGCGGATCCCGCACATCGTCTTCAACCCCTCCGTACCGCTCGACGCGTACTTCCCGAGCCCCGACTTCTGGCGCTCCTCGACCGCGGGGCGCGCCGCGGGCGCCCCGCGCACCGTACAGACCTCCGGCATCGTGCAACCACCGGTGCACGCGCTGGCGGCCTGGCTGGTGCACCGCGCCGACCCGGGCCTGTCCCGGTCGCGCTCCTTCCTCGCCCGGGTGTATCCCCGCCTGGCCGCCTGGCACCGCTATCTGCTGCACCGCCGGGACCTGGGCGGCGGCGGCCTGGCGTCCGTGGTGCACCCCTGGGAACAGGGTATGGACAACAGCCCCAGCTGGGACCTCCCGCTCTCCCGCGTCACCCCGGCCCCGGCCCGCTCCTTCCGCCGCGCCGACCTCGCCCACGGAGCCCCCGAGGACCGCCCGACGGACCTGGACTACGGCCGGTACGTACGCCTGGCGACGGACTACCGGGACGCCGAATACGCCGATGGCCACGGCGAGTTCGCGGTCGAGGACCCCTCTTTCAACGCCCTGCTGATCGCCTCCGAACACGCGCTGGCCCGGATCGCACGCGAACTGGGCGCACCGGGCACGGCCCGGCACGCGCGCGCGGAGCGCCTGACGACAGCCCTGGTGGAACGCCTCTGGGACCCGGCGGAGGGCATGTTCTTCTGCCGGGACGTACGCGACGGCGGTCTGATCCGCGAGCGCGGAGTCTCCGGACTGATCCCCCTCCTCCTGCCCGGCCTGCCGCGCGAGACGGCCGCCGCGCTCGTCCGCACGGCGAGCGGCCCGCACTTCGGCCTCGGCTCCACCACCCGGCTCGTGCCCAGCTACGACCTCCTCGGCGAGGCCTTCGACCCGCACCGCTACTGGCGCGGGCCGGCCTGGTTCAACACCAGCTGGCTCGTGGAGCGCGGGCTGCGCACGCACGGGCAGCACGAGCGGGCCGACGCGCTGCGCGAGGCCGCCCTCGACATCGCCGGCAGTTCCGGCTTCGCGGAGTACGTCGACCCGTACACCGGCGAGGCCTGCGGGGCGACGGGCTTCAGCTGGACGGCAGCGCTCACGCTCGACCTGCTGCACGCCGAATCCACGCACGACGAGTCCATGCACAACGAGCCCATGCACGACGAGTCCATGCACGACACCGGCCATGTCACTCAAGCCAGGGGAGGGAAGCGGGGATGA
- a CDS encoding glycogen debranching N-terminal domain-containing protein gives MTQRQHLLVHGGTFAAVGDGGDISGVRGGSSPDGLFVRDARHLSRWQLTVDGAVPESLTPVADGDTARCVLVPRGGRNEPPAYTLFREQAVGDGSFVESLRVTSNRPVPTTVRLALTADADFTDQFELRSDHRTYTKIGATRSREVLDDGVEFTYRRGEWRSCTTVKTEPAPDGVEETGTGARRLVWTLDLDPHGSAELLLRVMARPHGDRRALRVPRDPAALNRQLLALEGEFVEGVAFPTGWPELAAACARGLADLASLQVPATGPDGEELRVPAAGAPWFLTLLGRDALLTSLFALPYRPQLAAATLPALAATQAKSTDPDSVAQPGKIVHEVRHGELAHFDQVPYGRYYGSVDATPLFLVLLGAYVEQTRDITLARRLEPHARAAIAWMLDHGGLTSRGYLVYRADQGGLANQNWKDSPGAICSADGTRASGPVMAAGAQGYAYDALRRTAWIARTVWEDETYAALLEQAAADLRDRFQRDFWMRDRAFPALALDGEGSQVDALASDAGHLLWSGLLDKEYGELVGRRLLEPDFFSGWGVRTLASGQSAYHPLSYHRGSVWPHDNALITLGLARYGLHDEARTVAHALVDAATATGHRLPEVWAGYGRSTHGEPVPYPHACVREARSAAAPLALLTAVGGA, from the coding sequence ATGACACAGCGGCAGCATCTGCTCGTGCACGGGGGAACGTTCGCCGCCGTGGGCGACGGCGGCGACATCAGCGGCGTGCGGGGCGGCAGCTCCCCGGACGGACTGTTCGTGCGGGACGCCAGGCATCTGAGCCGTTGGCAACTGACGGTCGACGGCGCGGTGCCGGAGTCGCTCACGCCGGTCGCGGACGGGGACACGGCACGCTGTGTCCTCGTCCCGCGCGGCGGACGCAACGAACCCCCCGCCTACACCCTCTTCCGCGAACAGGCCGTCGGCGACGGCTCGTTCGTCGAATCGCTGCGCGTCACCAGCAACCGCCCGGTACCGACGACGGTCCGTCTCGCCCTCACCGCGGACGCCGACTTCACCGACCAGTTCGAACTGCGCTCCGACCACCGCACGTACACCAAGATCGGCGCCACCCGCTCCCGCGAAGTCCTCGACGACGGCGTGGAGTTCACCTACCGCCGCGGCGAATGGCGTTCATGTACGACGGTGAAGACCGAGCCCGCCCCGGACGGCGTCGAGGAGACCGGAACCGGCGCCCGCCGCCTGGTCTGGACGCTCGACCTGGACCCGCACGGCTCGGCAGAGCTCCTGCTCCGCGTGATGGCCCGCCCGCACGGCGACAGGCGGGCCCTGCGGGTCCCCCGCGACCCCGCCGCCCTCAACCGCCAACTCCTCGCTCTGGAGGGCGAGTTCGTGGAGGGCGTGGCTTTCCCCACGGGCTGGCCCGAGCTGGCCGCCGCCTGCGCCCGCGGCCTGGCCGACCTCGCCTCCCTCCAGGTCCCGGCGACCGGCCCGGACGGCGAGGAACTGCGCGTACCGGCCGCGGGCGCCCCCTGGTTCCTCACCCTGCTGGGCCGCGACGCCCTCCTCACCTCGCTGTTCGCCCTCCCCTACCGCCCCCAACTGGCCGCCGCCACCCTCCCCGCACTCGCCGCGACCCAGGCGAAGAGCACCGACCCGGACTCGGTCGCCCAGCCCGGGAAGATCGTGCACGAGGTACGGCACGGCGAACTGGCGCACTTCGACCAGGTCCCGTACGGCCGCTACTACGGCTCGGTCGACGCAACCCCTCTCTTCCTCGTCCTCCTGGGTGCCTACGTCGAACAGACCCGGGACATCACCCTCGCCCGCCGGCTCGAACCCCACGCCCGCGCCGCGATCGCCTGGATGCTGGACCACGGCGGCCTCACCTCCCGCGGCTACCTCGTCTACCGCGCCGACCAGGGCGGCCTCGCCAACCAGAACTGGAAGGACTCCCCCGGCGCGATCTGCTCCGCCGACGGCACCCGGGCGAGCGGCCCGGTCATGGCCGCGGGCGCCCAGGGCTACGCCTACGACGCCCTGCGCCGCACCGCCTGGATCGCCCGCACGGTCTGGGAGGACGAGACCTACGCGGCCCTCCTGGAACAGGCCGCCGCCGACCTGCGCGACCGCTTCCAACGGGACTTCTGGATGCGGGACCGCGCCTTCCCGGCCCTCGCCCTCGACGGCGAGGGCAGCCAGGTCGACGCCCTGGCCTCCGACGCCGGGCATCTCCTCTGGTCGGGTCTGCTCGACAAGGAGTACGGCGAGCTCGTCGGCCGCCGCCTCCTGGAGCCGGACTTCTTCTCCGGGTGGGGCGTACGCACCCTGGCGTCCGGCCAGTCGGCGTACCACCCGCTGTCGTACCACCGCGGATCGGTCTGGCCGCACGACAACGCCCTGATCACCCTCGGCCTGGCCCGCTACGGCCTGCACGACGAAGCGCGGACGGTGGCGCACGCGCTGGTGGACGCGGCGACGGCGACGGGCCACCGCCTGCCGGAGGTCTGGGCCGGCTACGGCCGCAGCACCCACGGCGAGCCGGTGCCGTATCCGCACGCCTGCGTGCGCGAGGCGCGTTCCGCGGCGGCCCCCCTCGCCCTGCTGACGGCGGTGGGGGGCGCCTGA
- a CDS encoding CDP-alcohol phosphatidyltransferase, whose product MTDTITESSAPEAEDADGPPPARATLRSRLARWRTAHPTTLRTLRWTTTILAAVLVLGALLFPNRLVALQPNRFTRIPVEAIIGAAVMLALPRRPRLVMAVLSGVGLGVVTILNVLDMGFLEYLGRGFNLVLDWELLDDAQAYVEDSMGKATALGATIAVVVLILALLSLMALAMVRLSNLLADHRQTATRGTLIAATVWVTCSALGVQVSGMPVASERTAGAVKVQTRRVVDTLRDEAEFRKVAKVDAFGATPPAQLVPDLRGKDVIFTFIESYGRSALEDPAIAPGVDKTLTTGTEALTKAGFHAKSGWLTSATYGGSSWLGHSTTMSGLWIDNQQRYRTVMASDHLSLTKAFQKTGAWDTVGVMPGVQKGWPEQEYYGLDRVYNAFQLGYQGPKFSWSTMPDQYALEAFQRQIHGKKRDKPLMSEVILTSSHQPWAPIPKMVDWNRLGDGSLFGPIQKAALKPSEIITNSTRSKQEYGKSVQYSLTSLTQWLERYGTDDTVLVFLGDHQPIARVSGTGASRDVPISLVAKDPDVLSKIASWNWTDGLKPAPDAPVWKMSAFRDRFLTAYGSTPRPSTS is encoded by the coding sequence GTGACCGACACGATCACAGAGAGCTCGGCACCGGAAGCCGAGGACGCCGACGGGCCACCCCCGGCCAGAGCCACCCTCCGCTCACGGCTGGCCCGTTGGCGGACCGCGCACCCCACCACCCTGCGCACCCTCCGCTGGACGACGACGATCCTGGCCGCCGTCCTGGTCCTCGGCGCCCTGCTCTTCCCCAACAGACTGGTGGCGCTTCAGCCGAACCGTTTCACGCGGATCCCGGTGGAGGCGATCATCGGGGCGGCGGTGATGCTCGCGCTGCCGCGCAGACCACGACTGGTCATGGCCGTGCTGTCCGGGGTCGGCCTCGGCGTGGTGACCATCCTGAACGTGCTCGACATGGGCTTCCTGGAGTACCTGGGCCGGGGCTTCAACCTGGTCCTGGACTGGGAGTTGCTGGACGACGCGCAGGCGTACGTCGAGGACTCGATGGGCAAGGCCACGGCGCTCGGAGCCACGATCGCAGTGGTGGTCCTGATCCTCGCCCTCCTGTCACTCATGGCGCTGGCGATGGTCCGCCTGAGCAACCTGCTCGCGGACCACCGGCAGACCGCCACCAGGGGAACCCTGATCGCCGCCACCGTGTGGGTCACGTGTTCCGCCCTCGGCGTCCAGGTCTCGGGCATGCCGGTCGCCTCCGAACGCACCGCCGGAGCGGTGAAAGTCCAGACCAGGCGGGTGGTGGACACCCTGCGGGACGAGGCGGAGTTCCGGAAGGTGGCCAAGGTGGACGCCTTCGGCGCCACCCCGCCCGCCCAGCTGGTGCCGGACCTGCGCGGCAAGGACGTCATCTTCACCTTCATCGAGAGCTACGGCCGCAGCGCCCTCGAAGATCCGGCCATCGCCCCCGGCGTGGACAAGACCCTCACCACCGGCACCGAAGCCCTCACGAAGGCCGGCTTCCACGCGAAGAGCGGCTGGCTGACCTCGGCGACGTACGGCGGCAGCAGCTGGCTGGGCCACTCCACGACCATGTCCGGCCTGTGGATCGACAACCAGCAGCGCTACCGCACGGTCATGGCCAGCGACCACCTCAGCCTCACCAAGGCCTTCCAGAAGACCGGCGCGTGGGACACCGTCGGTGTCATGCCGGGCGTCCAGAAGGGGTGGCCCGAGCAGGAGTACTACGGCCTCGACAGGGTCTACAACGCCTTCCAACTCGGCTACCAGGGCCCGAAGTTCAGCTGGTCCACGATGCCCGACCAGTACGCCCTCGAAGCCTTCCAACGCCAGATCCACGGCAAGAAGCGCGACAAGCCCCTCATGTCGGAGGTCATCCTCACCTCCAGCCACCAGCCCTGGGCTCCCATCCCCAAGATGGTCGACTGGAACAGACTCGGCGACGGCTCACTCTTCGGCCCGATCCAGAAGGCCGCCCTCAAGCCCTCCGAGATCATCACCAACTCCACCCGCTCCAAGCAGGAGTACGGCAAGTCCGTCCAGTACTCCCTCACCAGCCTCACCCAGTGGCTGGAGCGCTACGGCACCGACGACACCGTCCTCGTCTTCCTCGGTGACCACCAGCCCATCGCCCGCGTCAGCGGCACCGGCGCGAGCCGCGACGTCCCGATCTCCCTCGTCGCCAAGGATCCCGACGTCCTCTCCAAGATCGCCTCCTGGAACTGGACGGACGGTCTCAAGCCGGCCCCCGACGCCCCCGTCTGGAAAATGAGCGCCTTCCGCGACCGCTTCCTCACGGCCTACGGCTCCACACCCCGCCCCTCCACGTCCTGA
- the dusB gene encoding tRNA dihydrouridine synthase DusB yields the protein MSTTTPPVTTALQIGPHTVQPPVVLAPMAGITNAPFRTLCREFSGGKGLFVSEMITTRALVERNEKTMQLIHFDASEKPRSVQLYGVDPATVGKAVRMIAEEGLADHIDLNFGCPVPKVTRKGGGSALPYKRHLLRAILREAVAGAGELPVTMKMRKGIDDDHITYLDAGRIAVEEGVTAIALHGRTAAQHYGGTADWDAIARLKEHVPEIPVLGNGDIWSAEDALRMVRATGCDGVVVGRGCLGRPWLFADLVAAFEGRAQDIARPSLREVADVMVRHATLLGEWIGDEARGVIDFRKHVAWYLKGFAVGSEMRKRLAVTSSLSELRSGLDELDLDQAWPLGADGPRGRTSGNNRVVLPDGWLKDPYDCAGIGEDAELDTSGG from the coding sequence ATGTCCACGACCACGCCCCCTGTCACTACCGCCCTTCAGATCGGACCGCACACCGTCCAGCCGCCCGTCGTCCTCGCCCCCATGGCCGGGATCACCAACGCTCCCTTCCGCACGCTGTGCAGGGAGTTCAGCGGCGGCAAGGGGCTGTTCGTCAGCGAGATGATCACCACCCGGGCGCTGGTCGAGCGCAACGAGAAGACCATGCAGCTGATCCACTTCGACGCGAGCGAGAAGCCGCGGTCGGTGCAGCTGTACGGGGTTGATCCGGCCACCGTCGGCAAAGCCGTCCGCATGATCGCGGAAGAGGGGCTCGCCGATCACATCGACCTCAACTTCGGGTGTCCGGTGCCGAAGGTGACGCGTAAGGGTGGGGGGTCGGCGCTGCCGTACAAGCGGCATCTGCTGCGGGCGATCCTGCGGGAGGCTGTGGCCGGGGCCGGGGAGCTGCCGGTCACGATGAAGATGCGCAAGGGTATCGACGACGATCACATCACGTACCTCGACGCGGGGCGTATCGCCGTGGAGGAAGGTGTGACGGCGATCGCGCTGCACGGGCGTACCGCTGCTCAGCACTACGGCGGTACGGCGGACTGGGACGCTATCGCTCGGCTCAAGGAGCATGTGCCGGAGATTCCTGTGTTGGGGAACGGGGACATCTGGTCGGCGGAGGATGCGCTGCGGATGGTGCGTGCGACGGGGTGTGACGGGGTGGTTGTGGGGCGGGGGTGTCTGGGGCGGCCTTGGCTGTTCGCGGATCTGGTCGCCGCGTTCGAGGGGCGTGCTCAGGACATCGCTCGGCCGTCTTTGCGGGAGGTGGCCGATGTCATGGTTCGGCATGCCACCCTGCTCGGTGAGTGGATCGGTGACGAGGCCCGGGGTGTCATCGACTTCCGTAAGCACGTGGCCTGGTATCTGAAGGGCTTCGCCGTCGGCAGCGAGATGCGCAAGCGGCTCGCCGTCACGTCCTCTCTGTCCGAACTCCGGTCCGGGCTGGACGAGTTGGACCTCGATCAGGCCTGGCCCCTTGGTGCCGACGGGCCGCGGGGGCGGACCTCCGGCAACAACCGGGTGGTTCTGCCGGATGGTTGGCTGAAGGATCCGTATGACTGTGCCGGTATTGGTGAGGACGCGGAGCTGGACACGTCTGGGGGTTGA